In Diabrotica undecimpunctata isolate CICGRU chromosome 4, icDiaUnde3, whole genome shotgun sequence, a single genomic region encodes these proteins:
- the LOC140438207 gene encoding tektin-4-like, producing the protein MEGKYATVARRHPAIENPASNCPVPNSLRPVSKIESMSYLPQSRDHLPQALDLHMGPVGPWATGRVDWNPLSGLTGIRPVVDTYSIHRFSEKDWKFHNKELVDLTNKEQKQADVVDWNGRQCMVQCFDDVEKTQMDNTRRLNQRELEIHTFKCELDRAINAAKEEIYFLEQERRRLKEASKILLLPESISAECLERRTGRIDVELVRDDVEEEIIREAALCAEIRELFASTLNDIEKQLLENKSAKQRLEFDWADKKHAHEIDSINMRLSNSSSIILNKPGSVYFSEDQSTPDFWIHFTQATLFEAERTRQKSVALRGTLDAILVNAARDLRVQADEIEDALTKRIASVQEILRRLETELKVILRQVVEVEELKESLKSALAKIETPMKVVQTRINSRLDRPRVDNCRDNVQFGLVEEVKSIGVSISALRAELKQAEHSEVRLIQIRNALEKEIIIKKKTLEIDIQRTRSIRLHFPSATALSGH; encoded by the coding sequence ATGGAAGGAAAATATGCCACTGTCGCAAGACGTCATCCTGCAATTGAAAACCCAGCTAGCAACTGTCCTGTACCGAACAGTTTGCGTCCAGTATCTAAAATAGAATCAATGAGTTACTTGCCACAGTCAAGAGATCATTTACCTCAAGCGTTAGACTTACACATGGGACCTGTTGGACCTTGGGCTACCGGAAGAGTTGACTGGAATCCTCTGTCAGGTCTCACCGGTATAAGACCTGTAGTAGATACTTACTCAATACATAGATTCAGTGAAAAGGATTGGAAGTTTCACAACAAAGAGTTAGTAGATTTGACTAATAAAGAACAGAAACAAGCAGATGTAGTAGATTGGAATGGAAGACAATGTATGGTACAATGCTTTGATGATGTTGAAAAAACTCAAATGGATAACACTAGACGACTAAATCAAAGAGAATTGGAAATTCACACTTTTAAGTGCGAATTAGACCGAGCTATCAACGCTGccaaagaagaaatatattttttggagCAAGAACGTCGAAGATTAAAGGAAGCCAGCAAAATTTTATTACTTCCAGAATCCATATCAGCAGAATGTCTTGAAAGAAGAACAGGAAGAATTGATGTTGAGTTAGTACGAGATGATGTAGAAGAGGAAATTATTAGGGAGGCAGCTCTATGTGCAGAAATAAGAGAATTGTTTGCCTCAACTCTTAATGACATTGAAAAGCAGCTATTAGAGAACAAAAGTGCCAAACAACGTCTAGAATTTGATTGGGCTGATAAAAAGCACGCACATGAAATAGACTCGATTAATATGAGACTAAGCAATAGCTCTTCGATTATATTAAATAAACCTGGATCAGTATATTTTAGTGAAGACCAGTCTACTCCAGATTTTTGGATCCATTTTACACAAGCAACACTTTTTGAAGCAGAGCGCACAAGACAAAAGTCTGTAGCATTAAGAGGTACTTTGGATGCTATATTAGTTAATGCAGCAAGAGATTTGAGAGTTCAAGCAGACGAAATAGAAGATGCTCTAACGAAAAGAATTGCTTCCGTTCAGGAAATACTCAGAAGGTTAGAAACTGAACTTAAAGTAATTTTGAGACAGGTAGTTGAAGTTGAAGAGCTTAAAGAGTCATTGAAGAGTGCTTTAGCTAAGATTGAAACTCCTATGAAAGTTGTCCAAACAAGAATAAACAGTCGACTAGATCGTCCTAGAGTCGACAACTGCAGAGATAATGTTCAATTTGGCCTTGTGGAAGAGGTAAAATCTATTGGAGTATCGATATCAGCGTTGAGAGCTGAACTAAAACAAGCTGAACATTCTGAAGTGAGACTTATTCAAATTAGAAATGCTTTGGAGAAAGAAATTATAATTAAGAAAAAGACGTTGGAGATTGACATTCAAAGGACTAGAAGCATTCGACTACATTTTCCATCTGCTACGGCTTTATCTGGGCATTAA